The Gemmatimonadota bacterium region CGGGTGCTCCCCGCGCCGCCGCCCAGGGCGTGACCAGATCAAGCAATGGCATGAGCCGTCGAAGCTACCGACGGGAGCGCCGGGGGGACAGGTGGTGGATTTCCCCCCCGCTGGCCGGTCGGACGCCGTATCTTGCACGGAGTTGGCCCTCTCTCACCGACGGGTGGTGCCATGACCAGCCAGGGGCAGTCAGCCCTCATCGACGCGATTCACGACATCGACGACATCGTCGCTGTCGCGGACGCGACGGGCGTGGTCGTGTACGCCAACCGACAGGCGATCGACCTGCTGCGACTCGTCCCCGGGGTCACGACGCTGTGGGACGCCGTGCCCGCGTCGATGGCGGCGCGCCTGCGCGACGTGGTCCGAGGCACGATCGCCGAACAATCGACCGTCGAGTTCACCGAGCGCATCGGCGTCCGGAATGACTGGTTCGACCTCCGTTTTCAGGCCCGCGGCGAGCGGGTGGTGATGATCGGCCGGGAAGCCAACGCCCGGGTGATTCGCGACCAGCTCACCGAATTCGAATCGCGTCTGACACGAACGGGCGACCGGAGCGTTACCGCCGAGGAGCTCCTCGCGCGCGCGACTGCCGAATTCCGCTCCATGGCGGGCTGGGATGTCGGCGAGTCGTGGATGCTCATGGGCGGGCGCGAATGGAAGTTTATTGCGTCGGTGACGAGCGGTCGTCCGGGTTTGGCCGAGTTCCAGGCGGCGATGCGCGAGCAGCGATTCGAAATGGACTTCGGCTTGCCCGGCTTGGCCGCACGGACGCGGCATCCGGTCTACCTCGATGCGCTGACCCCGGAACATGGCTTCGTTCGCGACAACCTCGCGGCGGCGGCCGGGCTTGTTGCGGGACTGGCGGTTCCCCTCCTCAGCAACGGCAGCACCATCGCCATCCTCGTCTTCCTCCATGGCGAGTCGTTCGGCGATGATCCGTCGCGCGGACTGGTCGAGGCCTTTCTGCCACGACTCGCGGAGCTGATCGGGCATGCCCGTGAGCTCGAGATGGCCGACCACCTTTTCGAACTCTCGCTCGACGGACTCGTCGTGGCGGGCACCGACACCTACTTCCGACGCGTGAATCCGGCGTTCTGCGAGATGCTCGGTCGCACCGAGCACGAGCTGCTGAGCGTGCCGTGGGATCACTGGATTCATCCTGATGATCTGGCCGCCACAGAGGTCCAGAACCAGCGGCTGACACGTGGCCTGCGGACTGTCAGTCCCTTCGCGAATCGCTATCGCCACGCCGATGGTGGCTGGCGATGGCTCGAGTGGGCGGTCTTTCCCGATGCCGCCCACGACCTCATCTACGGCACCGTCCGCGATGTGACCGAGAAGCGCCGGACCACCGAGATCGAGTCGTTGCATCGGGACGCCCTCGAGCATCTGGCCCGCCGTGCGCCGCTCGCCGAGATCCTGACCGACCTGGTTCGGTCCGCCGAAATCCTCGTCCCCGAGGCGGTCGGTTCGATCCTGTTGGTGCGCGACGGCCGCTTGTACGGGGGCGCGGCACCCAATCTCCCGGCTGCGTACATCAAAGCGCTGGAAGGGCAGGCGATCGGCCCCACTGCCGGCACCTGTGGCTCCGCCGCCTGGCGCGACGCCGTGGTCATCACCACCGACATCCAGCACGACCCGCTCTGGGACGAGTGGCGCGGACTGGCGGCCCAGCACGGCCTTGTGGCCTGCTGGTCGGTCCCGTTCCATACCGCCGACGGGGCCGTGGCCGGCACCGTGGCGATCTACCCCGACTCGACCCGCCCACCGACCACCATCCAACTCGCCATGATGGAGACCATCGCGCGACTCGCGTCGGTGGCGGTGGAGCACCGCCGCGTCGACGAGGAATTGCGGCTGCTGCAGGCGGCGATCGAGAACCTCAACGACATGGTGATGATCACCGAGGCCGGGCCGATGGACGAGCCCGGTTCGCGGATCCGATTCGTCAATCGAGCCTTCGAGCGCGTGACGGGGTGGCTCCGGAGCGATGTCATCGGCCGGTCACCGCGCTTTCTGCACGGCGACGTGACCGATCGGGCCACCCTGGACCGGGTGCGGACGGCGCTGGCGCAGTGGCAACCCGTGCGCGAGGAGCTGCAGAACGTTCGTCGCGACGGCACGCCGTTCTGGGTCGAGATGGACATTGCCCCCGTGGCGGACGCGACGGGATCATTCACCCACTGGGTGGCGGTCAATCGCGACATCACCGAGCGGCGGAATCTCGAGGAACAGCTGCGCGAATCGCAGAAGATGGAGGCGGTCGGTCGGCTCGCCGGCGGAATCGCCCACGACTTCAACAACATGCTGACGGCCATTTCCGGCTTCGCGGAGTTGCTCGCGCTGGACCTGCAGGACGCGACAGCCGAGGCCAAGTCGCACCTGCGGGAGATCGTGCGCGCCGCCACGCGCTCCGCGGAGCTGACGCGCAAACTGCTCGCCTTCTCGCGCAAGCAGCTCCTGCAACCGCGCACCATCGACCTCTCCGACGCGGTGCGCGAACTCAGCACACTGCTCGGGCGCATCGTCGGCGAATCGATCCACCAGCGACTGCGGTTGGCCGACGAGCAGGTCTGTGTGACTGTCGACCCAGGTCAGCTCGAGCAGGTGCTGTTGAATCTGGTCGTCAACGCCAAGGATGCGATGCCGACCGGTGGCTCGCTGCAGATCGAGACCGCCGAGGTCGTGCTCACGGACGACTTCGCGGCGAGCCATGTCGGGATCCCGCCGGGGACCTACGGGATGCTGGCGGTGACCGACACCGGCGTCGGCATTGATCCGGCGGTGCGGGCGCGGATCTTCGAGCCGTTCTTCACCACCAAGGCGGAGCACGGCGGTACCGGTCTTGGCCTCTCGACCGTGATCGGCATCGTGACCCAGAGCGGCGGCCATGTGGTCGTGGAGAGCGAGCTGGGCTCGGGGACGACCATGACGGTCTATTTCCCGCTGGTGGAGGCTCCGCCCACGCCGCAGGAGCCCGACGCGCCGCCCACCGCGGAGACCGGTTCTGGCACCATCCTCCTGGTGGAGGACGAGGAACTGCTCCGCTCGCTGGTGACGCGGATCTTCACGCGGGCCGGTTTCACTGTCTTGTCGGCGCCAGACGGCGAACAGGCGCTCGAGATAGCGGCGCAACACACCGGTCCGCTCGACTTGCTGCTGACCGACGTGGTGCTGCCGGGCATTAATGGACGGGTGGTGGCGGAGGGGGTGCACGCGCTCCGCCCGGACACGCTGGTCCTCTTCATGTCCGGATACACCGAGGACGCCATCGTCCATGATGGCGTCCTCGGCGGAGACATCAATTTTCTGGAGAAGCCATTCTCCCGGCAGGAGTTGCTGACCAAGGTGATGGCAATGCTCGGCGCGCGCTGAGCGCTAGTGCAGTTCGCCGCGGCGCCGCTTCGCCGCCTCGTCGAGGAAGCGACGCTCGTCGGCACTGAGCGCATCGATGCCGGCCGCGCTGATCTTGTCGAGCAGTCGATCCATTTCCATCCGCTCATCCATCACCGGATCGCGCACCGGCGCACTCGGCGCCCGCTCCGCCAATCGCTCGCGCCGCGGCGCCGTCCCGCCGGTGCCGATTTCGGCGGCCGGCGCAGCGACCGGGACGCGCGTCCGCGGCGGCGCGATGTGCGGTGGCTCGAAGGACTTCCCGCCGCCCTGAATCACGAAGAAGAGCCAACCGCAGAGCAGTCCGCCGAGGTGGGCCACATGCGCCACGCCGTCGCTCCCCATCAGCGCGCCGAACAGGTCGAGCCCTGCCATGATCGCCACCAGCGTCCGCGCCTTGATCGGCATCGGCAGTGGGAAGACATAGAGCTTGGCATCGGGATGGAACTTCGCGAACGCGAACGCCACGCCGAGCACCGCGCCCGACGCGCCGATGAAGGGGTAGATGAACGACGGCGCGACGGTCCAGAGCAGCAGCGAGGTGATCGCCGCGCCGAGGCCGCAATAGAGATAGAAGAAGAGGAAGGCGGTGCTGCCGAGGCGCCGCTCGACCGGTGGGCCGAAGACGAAGAGGGCAATCGAATTGCCGACCAGGTGGAAGAGCCCGCCATGCACGAACATGTAGGTGACGAAGGTCCACGGCCGCGCCAAGGCCCGCGCCGGATCGAAGGTCACCAGGTCGAGCAGGACCTCCGACGGAAAGAGCGTCTGCTGCAACAGCAACACCACGGCGTTGATCGCGATCAGGCGACCAACCCAGGGGGTGATGCGGTCTTGCAGGGCAGTGCTCATGCGTCGGGTTCCGGTGGGTAGAGTCGTTAGTCGTTAGTCATTAGTCGTTAGGACATGCACGCCCCACAACCAACAACCAACAACTAACGACTAACGACTAACGACTACCTACGACAAATCCTCTCACACAGTTCCGCGAACCCGATCCCCGCCGCCTTCGCCGACTGCGGCAGCAGCGAGGTGGCGGTCATCCCCGGCAGGGTATTGGCCTCGAGGCAGAAGAGGCGGCCTTCGGCTGTGAGCCGGAAGTCGACCCGGGAATAGCCCCGCAGTTTCAGTGCCTGATGGGCCAGGAGGCCGAGTCGCTGGGCCTCGCGGGTGACCGTTTCTGGAATATCGGCCGGAAAGATCTCCTCCGACATCCCTGGCGTGTATTTGCACTCGTAGTCGAACAACTCGTGCTTCGGGATGATCTCGCCGACGGCGAGCGCCTCGTCGCCCAGGATGCCGACGGTCAGTTCCCGGCCCGGGACGAAGGCCTCCAGCATGACCTCGTCGTCATGGCGCGCCGCCTCCGCAATGGCGGGGACGAGTTCGGCCACCTCGCGCACCACGCTCAATCCGACCGTCGACCCCTGCTTGCTCGGCTTCACCACCAGCGGGAGGCCCAGCGAGGCGACGGCCTCGGTCAGGTCGGTCGGGGCCATCCGCCAGGCGGCGGTGGGGACCCCGGCAGTCTCGAAGAGTCGCTTCGCGACGTCCTTGTCCATCGCCAACCCCGAGGCAAGCGGCCCGGAACCGGTGTAGGGGATTCCGGCCACTTCGAGCAGGTGCTGGATGGTGCCGTCCTCGCCGCGCCCGCCATGCAGGGCGAGGAAGACGACGTCGGCTTGCCGGATCAGCGGTTCATCGAGCAGTCCGGCGAAGAGCACCCTGCGCTCCTCGGCTTCGAGCGCACCGACGTCGGGTGGCTCGGTGCCGACCCGGCCTCCCAGGACCCGTGCCTCGGCCGTGGCATCGAGGACGCCCTCGATCGTGTCGGCGACATGGACGACGTGCCCTCGCGAGCGCAACGCGGTCACCACCTGAGCTGCCGAGGCGA contains the following coding sequences:
- a CDS encoding PAS domain S-box protein, whose product is MTSQGQSALIDAIHDIDDIVAVADATGVVVYANRQAIDLLRLVPGVTTLWDAVPASMAARLRDVVRGTIAEQSTVEFTERIGVRNDWFDLRFQARGERVVMIGREANARVIRDQLTEFESRLTRTGDRSVTAEELLARATAEFRSMAGWDVGESWMLMGGREWKFIASVTSGRPGLAEFQAAMREQRFEMDFGLPGLAARTRHPVYLDALTPEHGFVRDNLAAAAGLVAGLAVPLLSNGSTIAILVFLHGESFGDDPSRGLVEAFLPRLAELIGHARELEMADHLFELSLDGLVVAGTDTYFRRVNPAFCEMLGRTEHELLSVPWDHWIHPDDLAATEVQNQRLTRGLRTVSPFANRYRHADGGWRWLEWAVFPDAAHDLIYGTVRDVTEKRRTTEIESLHRDALEHLARRAPLAEILTDLVRSAEILVPEAVGSILLVRDGRLYGGAAPNLPAAYIKALEGQAIGPTAGTCGSAAWRDAVVITTDIQHDPLWDEWRGLAAQHGLVACWSVPFHTADGAVAGTVAIYPDSTRPPTTIQLAMMETIARLASVAVEHRRVDEELRLLQAAIENLNDMVMITEAGPMDEPGSRIRFVNRAFERVTGWLRSDVIGRSPRFLHGDVTDRATLDRVRTALAQWQPVREELQNVRRDGTPFWVEMDIAPVADATGSFTHWVAVNRDITERRNLEEQLRESQKMEAVGRLAGGIAHDFNNMLTAISGFAELLALDLQDATAEAKSHLREIVRAATRSAELTRKLLAFSRKQLLQPRTIDLSDAVRELSTLLGRIVGESIHQRLRLADEQVCVTVDPGQLEQVLLNLVVNAKDAMPTGGSLQIETAEVVLTDDFAASHVGIPPGTYGMLAVTDTGVGIDPAVRARIFEPFFTTKAEHGGTGLGLSTVIGIVTQSGGHVVVESELGSGTTMTVYFPLVEAPPTPQEPDAPPTAETGSGTILLVEDEELLRSLVTRIFTRAGFTVLSAPDGEQALEIAAQHTGPLDLLLTDVVLPGINGRVVAEGVHALRPDTLVLFMSGYTEDAIVHDGVLGGDINFLEKPFSRQELLTKVMAMLGAR
- a CDS encoding rhomboid family intramembrane serine protease, with the protein product MSTALQDRITPWVGRLIAINAVVLLLQQTLFPSEVLLDLVTFDPARALARPWTFVTYMFVHGGLFHLVGNSIALFVFGPPVERRLGSTAFLFFYLYCGLGAAITSLLLWTVAPSFIYPFIGASGAVLGVAFAFAKFHPDAKLYVFPLPMPIKARTLVAIMAGLDLFGALMGSDGVAHVAHLGGLLCGWLFFVIQGGGKSFEPPHIAPPRTRVPVAAPAAEIGTGGTAPRRERLAERAPSAPVRDPVMDERMEMDRLLDKISAAGIDALSADERRFLDEAAKRRRGELH
- a CDS encoding D-alanine--D-alanine ligase, whose product is MTASPLRILVLTGGSSAERDVAIASAAQVVTALRSRGHVVHVADTIEGVLDATAEARVLGGRVGTEPPDVGALEAEERRVLFAGLLDEPLIRQADVVFLALHGGRGEDGTIQHLLEVAGIPYTGSGPLASGLAMDKDVAKRLFETAGVPTAAWRMAPTDLTEAVASLGLPLVVKPSKQGSTVGLSVVREVAELVPAIAEAARHDDEVMLEAFVPGRELTVGILGDEALAVGEIIPKHELFDYECKYTPGMSEEIFPADIPETVTREAQRLGLLAHQALKLRGYSRVDFRLTAEGRLFCLEANTLPGMTATSLLPQSAKAAGIGFAELCERICRR